The stretch of DNA CCCACAGGCGGCCGACCGGCAGCCCGGCAAGAAACGCCTCTTCTTCGCCGGGCGCGAGCGCTTGCAGCCCGTTGGGTTTTGCCGAATCCGAGAGAATCTTGGCGACCATCTTGCCGCTGGCAACGCCGGCGCTTACGGTAAGGCCGGTTTCGTTCAGCACCTCGGCGCGAACCACGCGCGCTAACTCGATGGCCTCGTTTAGCGGCATCGCACCGAAGTCGATGAAGGCTTCGTCGAACGAAAGCCCCTCGACGGCGTGGCCCCGGCGCCGAAAGATCGCAAAGATGTCGTGGGAGGCGGCGCGATATTTCGCCATATTCGGCGCTACGACCACGAGTTGCGGGCACGCTGTCAGCGCCTTGTACAGTGGGAGCGCCGAACGCACGCCAAACGGTCGCGCTTCGTAGGACGCCGTCAACACGACGGCCCGCCGGCTGCTCCCGGCGACCGCCATCGGTTTCCCGCGCAGCGTGGGATCGTCGCGAATCTCCACGCTAGCGTAAAAAGCATCGACATCAAAATGCGCGATCACATACGCCTCTGATCACGACGTGCATCCTTCGACAAGCTCAGGATGACAAGGGGGTTCTTTTTTTTTGTCATGCTGAGCCTGTCGAAGCATGAGCCTGTCGAAGCATGAGCCTGTCGAAGCATGAGCCTGTCGAAGCATGAGCCTGTCGAAGCATGAGCTTTGTCGTCCTTCGACAGGCTCAGGATGACAAGGGGGTTCTTTTTTTTTGTCATGCTGAGCCTGTCGAAGCATGAGCTTGTCGAAGCATGAGCTTGTCGAAGCATGAGCTTTGTCGAAGCCGTGCGTGGGTGCATTTTTTTACACGGGGGCGCCGGCTCCGGTGAAGATGGCTTTGATGGTTTCCATGTTGCGCAGGTCGTCGGCTTCTTCGCCTGGGGTTTCGAGAATCGCGGTTTTTTCGCGCAGTTCGGTGCGGGTTGCGAGCGCGCGAAATCCCTCGAAACCGATGAGGCCTTCGCCGATGTGGTGATGGCGGTCGCGATTTCCGCCGAGCGGAATCTCCGTGTCGTTAAAGTGAAACATGTGGAGCCGGTCGAGCCCGATCGCTTCGGCGGCTTCGTCGATGAAGGCGTCGACGCCGCGCTGCGAGTTAATTTCGTATCCCGCCGCCCACGCGTGGGCCGTGTCGAGACATACGCCGAGTTGCGGGTGATCGAGCGTTTTAACGAATCGGCCCAACTCTTCGAGCGTGCCGCCGCAGAGCGTGCCCGCACCGGCGGAGTTTTCCATCACGAGATAGACGTTCGGAGGAATGCCCTCGAGCGCGGCTTCGAGCAGCCGGCAAGCGGCGGCGAATCCCTCGCTGCGATCGCGCTTGCCGTACGATCCGAGATGGGTGTTGACGTAGCGAATGCCGGCGATCCCGGCAACTTCGATATCGTGTTTGAGCAATCGCAGCGACCCCTCGCAGATTTTTGGATCTTCGCTCGCGAGGTTGATCAGATAGGGCGTGTGGATGACGCACGGATCGATGCCCGCGGCGATTCGCAGCGTTTTGAACGCTTCGAGCGACGGGCGATCCGGCGCCGAGGTGCGGTAACTGCGCGGGTTGCTCGAGAAAATCTGCAGCGCCGTACAGCCAACGCGTTTGGCGTAGTCGATTGCGGCAGCATAGCCGCCGGAAACGCGCACGTGCACGCCGAGCCGCATCTTAAAACTTCTTTCCGAGATAGAGGTACTGCATGTAAGCTAGCGGTATCGCGCCGCCAGTACGATTAGCCGCGTATGCGTCGGCCAGCGGAGAAAAGTCCGGCGTCATTGCTGGCTCGTTGGTTCTTCCGCCGTCTCGGTAGGGGGGGCGTCGGAATCGGCCGGAACGTTCGCCGTAATGTTCGCCGTCAGCAGGTCGAGTTCGAGGGGCTGCCCTTGTTCGAGTTCCATTTCGGGGAGATCGTCGAGCGAGCGCAGTCCGAAGGACTCGAGAAACTCCGGCGTCGTCTTGTAGAGCATCGGGCGGCCGACCACGTCTTTGCGGCCGGCTTCGGCAAGCAAGACCCGATCGAGCAGCGTCGAGACCACGCTATCGGAGGCCACTCCGCGAATCGCTTCGATCTCGCTCTTGGTAACGGGCTGCATGTACGCGACGATCGCGAGCGTTTCGAGCGCGGGCGTCGAGAGATTGCTTTTCGGGGGCAGCAAGTACGCCTCGACCGCCTCGCGCGCGAGCGGAGCGCTAGCGAAACGGTAGCCGCCCGCGATCTCGCGCAGCACGATGCCGCGATCCGCGTACTCCAATTCGATGCGCTGCAGGGTCGTCGCGATCTCGACTTCGGTCGCGTGCGTCAGTTTGGCGAGTTGTTTGATCGTGAGCGACTCGCTCGCGACGAAGAGCAGAGCCTCGATGGGGCGCTGCAGCCGCAGCACGGTCTCTTCGGTCTCATGCTGCTCTTGCGTTTCGGTTATCTGCACGTGTTACGTCCCAGCGGCGGCGGCGGCGGTGATCGGGAAAAGGCGGATGTCGTCGAACAGGTCGGGCTGCTCGTAACCGACGCGATGCCGCCGAATCAGTTCGAGAATCGCTAGAAACGTCACGATGATCGATTCGCGCGACATCCCAAGCTCTTTGCAGATCTCGCTGAAGAGCGCCTCGCCGTGTTCGCGAACGTGGCGCATGATGTAGTCCATGGAAGCCATTAGCGAAACCCGCTCGCGCGCGATCGTACGTTTCTCCGGGCGCGCGGCGCGCAACATCGCCAGAAAGGCTTTCGTCAGCTTATCCGGTTCGATGCGATAGCGTTGATGCATCTCGCCGATCGGATCGCCCGCGTCGCGATAGTAGAACGATGCGGCTTCCAACTGCCGGTTGCGCAGTTCCTGACCGACTTCGCGATACTTCGAATAGGCGATGAGCCGCTGGCGCAGGCGCTCTTCGACCTGTTCGGGCGATTCGTCATCGTCCTCTTGGAATTCGCTCGGTATCGGCGGCAGCAGCGCCTTCGACTTGAGAAAGAGCAGCGTCGCGGCAATGACTAGATACTCGGCAGCAACCTCGACGTCGAGCTCTTCCATCATCGAGATGTACGAGAGATATTGCGCCGCAACGGTCGCGAGCGGCACGGTCGCGATGTCGAGCTCGCGCTCCTTGACCAAATGCAGCAGCAGATCGAGCGGGCCGTCGAAGATCTCAAACGAAATGCGCAGCTTGCCCGCGTCCGCATCCGGCAAAGCCGGCTGCGTCTGCGCGATTACCCCGGTGGTGCTCAAGAGCTTCTCTGGTCCGCCGTTCTCGCGACGAGCGGCACGTCGCCGAAGGCCGCGGGATTCGCGACCAGCGCGTCGAGCGCCATGTCGATCAGGCGTTTCTCGTTGACGTATTTCAGCGCTCGCTTCGCAGCTGCGATGTCGAACCAGCGTGCCTCGTCGACTTCGTGGTCGTGGTTAGCGGTGTCGCCCGAGAGATAGCGCATCAAGTAGAAGGTGACCGATTTCTTATGCTTCGCGCGACCGATGTAAAACCAGTACGAGATGTCGTTGAGCTTGGTGATGAGCTCGGCCCAGCAACCGGTCTCCTCGCGGACCTCGCGCAGTGCCGCCTGTTCGTGCGATTCGCGCGCCTCGAGATGCCCCTTCGGCAACGTCCAAATACGCGGCGAACCCCGCCCGATAAGCAGCGCGTCGTAGGACGACTCGCGTCGGCGAAGGACGAGTCCTCCGGCCGAAACCTCGTATTTGATCCGCATCGTTTTGCCCCTGAAGGACTGGAAAGGCGCCCCGTTTGGGTCGCCTTCTGATTACTGTAATTATAGCGGACCCCACCAAGAAGAGCCTGCTGGGAGGAGTATCCTTCTTCCTAGGACGAGGCTTCCCAGCGGAGGTCCGGCTGGCGGGCTGCCCGGGTCTCGTCGAGGCGGCCGACGACCGTATTGATCGGGGCGTCGAGGATCGACTGCGGGTTGGTCTTGGCCTCTTCAACGATCTCCCGCAAGGCGCTAATGAACTGGTCGAGCGTCTCCTTGGACTCGGTCTCGGTCGGCTCGATCATCAGACATTCGGGCACGATGAGGGGGAAGTACATCGTCGGTGCCATGAAGCCCCGGTCGAGCAGCGCCTTAGCGATGTCGAGTGCCTTGACGCCGGTCGCCTTCTTGAGTTCTTGCGCCGAGGCGACGAACTCGTGCCGGCAAATCTCGTCGTAAGGGGTCTCCAAGAAGTCGCGGACGTTCACGCGGATGTAGTTCGCGTTGAGCACTGCGAGCTGCGAGACTTTGGTGAGGCCTTCGGCGCCGTTTGCGTAAATGTAGGCGAGCGCGCGAACCGCGTGGGCGAAGTTCGACCAAAAAGAACGCATCGGACCGATCGACTTAGGCCGATCGAAGTCGAGCCGGAAGGCGAGTTGGTCGCTCGGCGCCGTCTTGGGGTCGCCGTTGGATCGCTTGGCGGCTACCACGTAGGGCGTCGGCAGATACTCGACGAGATGCTTGGCGACGCCGACCGGACCGTGCCCGGCCCCACCGCCGCCGTGCGGGATGGTAAACGTTTTGTGCAGATTGAGATGCATGAGGTCGAAGCCCATGTCGCCGGGGCGCGCGTTACCCATGAGCGCGTTGGCATTCGCTCCGTCGTAGTACATCAAGCCGCCGACCGCGTGAACCGCCTGCGCGATCTCGCGAATGTGGTCTTCAAAAAGTCCGAGCGTGTTCGGATTAGTCATCATGCAGACCGCGGTGTCCGGACCGATGGCCTTCTTCAACTCGTCGACGCTCACGCGCCCGCGCTCGTCGCTCTTTAGCGAGATCACTTTGAATCCGCACATCGCCGCCGAGGCCGGGTTGGTACCGTGCGCGGTGTCGGGGACGATCACCTTATCGCGCGCGATCTCGCCGCGCTCTCTAAAGTACTTCTTCGCGATGAGCAGCGCCGCGAGCTCCGCGTGCGCGCCGGCTGCGGGATTGAGCGAAAACGCCGCCATGCCGAAGAGCGAGCACAGACTGTGTTCGAGCTCCCACATGATCTGCAGCGCACCCTGCGCCAGTTCGTCGGGCGTCCACGGGTGCAGGTCGCGCAGCCCCGGCAGGTTCGCCATCGCGTCGTTGACGCGCGGATTGTACTTCATCGTGCACGACCCGAGCGGATAGAAGCCTAGATCGATGCCGAACGTGCGCTGCGAGAGTCGCGTAAAATGCCGCACGACGTCCAACTCGCTATTATCGGGAAGCGGCAACTCGTCGCGCAGCAGATTCGCCGGCAGAAAATCGCTCAGCGGATCGCCGGGATCGACGTAGGCATTCGCGCGCCCTTCCTGGCCGAGTTCGAAAATGACCGGAGTGGCGGTGTGATCAGACGCGAGCCGGGACATTGACGACCTCTTTAAGTGCGGTGCAGAGCGCTTCGATATCGGCCGACGTCGTGAGTTCGGTCGCCGTCATCAAAATGTGGTTCGAGAATTCCGGATAGAACCGGCCGAGATCGATGCCGCCGAGAATGCCGCGCGCTTGCAGTTTCGCGAGAACCTCCTTTGCCGGCTGGTGCACGTCGACGGCGACTTCGTTAAAAAACGGCGCCTGGAACGCGAGCGTGCAGCCCTCGATCGAACTGACCCGGGTGGCGAGTTCGCGCGAGCGCTTGAGATTGGCGGACGCGACGTCGCGCAACCCGGTCTTGCCCAAGAACGCGAGATACATCGTCGCGATTAGCGCGCAGTGCGCTTGATTGGTGCAAATATTGCTGGTTGCCCGTTCGCGCCGAATGTGCTGCTCGCGGGCTTGAAGCGTCAGCACGAATGCGTCGTTGCCGGCATTATCGAGCGTCTTGCCGACGAGTCGCCCCGGAA from Candidatus Baltobacteraceae bacterium encodes:
- the dinB gene encoding DNA polymerase IV, whose amino-acid sequence is MIAHFDVDAFYASVEIRDDPTLRGKPMAVAGSSRRAVVLTASYEARPFGVRSALPLYKALTACPQLVVVAPNMAKYRAASHDIFAIFRRRGHAVEGLSFDEAFIDFGAMPLNEAIELARVVRAEVLNETGLTVSAGVASGKMVAKILSDSAKPNGLQALAPGEEEAFLAGLPVGRLWGVGPKTQARLARRGIATIGDVAALDELQARAIFGNWGAELRQLARGIDPRRVESERETKSISTEETFEYDVRDERVLLDILRVQSNELAEKLARDGLCARTIGIKIKTGDFAILGRQTNLAEPTMDAERIFAAAAYCLDRANLRRSPVRLIGTRAASLELGGPQQASLFET
- a CDS encoding deoxyribonuclease IV; translation: MRLGVHVRVSGGYAAAIDYAKRVGCTALQIFSSNPRSYRTSAPDRPSLEAFKTLRIAAGIDPCVIHTPYLINLASEDPKICEGSLRLLKHDIEVAGIAGIRYVNTHLGSYGKRDRSEGFAAACRLLEAALEGIPPNVYLVMENSAGAGTLCGGTLEELGRFVKTLDHPQLGVCLDTAHAWAAGYEINSQRGVDAFIDEAAEAIGLDRLHMFHFNDTEIPLGGNRDRHHHIGEGLIGFEGFRALATRTELREKTAILETPGEEADDLRNMETIKAIFTGAGAPV
- the scpB gene encoding SMC-Scp complex subunit ScpB, with amino-acid sequence MQITETQEQHETEETVLRLQRPIEALLFVASESLTIKQLAKLTHATEVEIATTLQRIELEYADRGIVLREIAGGYRFASAPLAREAVEAYLLPPKSNLSTPALETLAIVAYMQPVTKSEIEAIRGVASDSVVSTLLDRVLLAEAGRKDVVGRPMLYKTTPEFLESFGLRSLDDLPEMELEQGQPLELDLLTANITANVPADSDAPPTETAEEPTSQQ
- a CDS encoding segregation/condensation protein A; the encoded protein is MSTTGVIAQTQPALPDADAGKLRISFEIFDGPLDLLLHLVKERELDIATVPLATVAAQYLSYISMMEELDVEVAAEYLVIAATLLFLKSKALLPPIPSEFQEDDDESPEQVEERLRQRLIAYSKYREVGQELRNRQLEAASFYYRDAGDPIGEMHQRYRIEPDKLTKAFLAMLRAARPEKRTIARERVSLMASMDYIMRHVREHGEALFSEICKELGMSRESIIVTFLAILELIRRHRVGYEQPDLFDDIRLFPITAAAAAGT
- a CDS encoding NUDIX hydrolase yields the protein MRIKYEVSAGGLVLRRRESSYDALLIGRGSPRIWTLPKGHLEARESHEQAALREVREETGCWAELITKLNDISYWFYIGRAKHKKSVTFYLMRYLSGDTANHDHEVDEARWFDIAAAKRALKYVNEKRLIDMALDALVANPAAFGDVPLVARTADQRSS
- the gcvPB gene encoding aminomethyl-transferring glycine dehydrogenase subunit GcvPB, with amino-acid sequence MSRLASDHTATPVIFELGQEGRANAYVDPGDPLSDFLPANLLRDELPLPDNSELDVVRHFTRLSQRTFGIDLGFYPLGSCTMKYNPRVNDAMANLPGLRDLHPWTPDELAQGALQIMWELEHSLCSLFGMAAFSLNPAAGAHAELAALLIAKKYFRERGEIARDKVIVPDTAHGTNPASAAMCGFKVISLKSDERGRVSVDELKKAIGPDTAVCMMTNPNTLGLFEDHIREIAQAVHAVGGLMYYDGANANALMGNARPGDMGFDLMHLNLHKTFTIPHGGGGAGHGPVGVAKHLVEYLPTPYVVAAKRSNGDPKTAPSDQLAFRLDFDRPKSIGPMRSFWSNFAHAVRALAYIYANGAEGLTKVSQLAVLNANYIRVNVRDFLETPYDEICRHEFVASAQELKKATGVKALDIAKALLDRGFMAPTMYFPLIVPECLMIEPTETESKETLDQFISALREIVEEAKTNPQSILDAPINTVVGRLDETRAARQPDLRWEASS